One window from the genome of Oncorhynchus tshawytscha isolate Ot180627B unplaced genomic scaffold, Otsh_v2.0 Un_contig_4250_pilon_pilon, whole genome shotgun sequence encodes:
- the LOC121844276 gene encoding uncharacterized protein LOC121844276 gives MGHAIYSLFIWLSNRPSSPLQLFLVLSEQEEVGHYVVNSSLVLREEVVHYVVNSSLVLSDLEEVVYYVVNTSLVLREEVGHYVVNSSLVLREEVGHYVVNSSLVLREEVVYYVVNSSLVLREEVGHYVVNSSLVLSVLEEVVYYVVNSSLVLREEVGHYVVNSSLVLSVLEEVGHYVVNSSLVLREEVVHYVVNSSLVLREEVGHYVVNSSLVLSVLEEVVYYVVNSSLVLREEVGHYVVNSSLVLREEVVHYVVNSSLVLSVLEEAGHYVVNSSLVLSVLEEVGHYVVNSSLVLREEVVHYVVNSSLVLSDLEEVVHCG, from the exons ATGGGT catgcGATCTACTCATTATTTATCTGGCTTTCCAATAGGCCCTCTTCTCCCCTGCAACTTTTCCTGGTCCTTAGTGAACAAGAGGaagtagggcactatgttgtcaactcttccctggtccttagagaggaagtagtgcactatgttgtcaactcttccctggtCCTTAGTGACCTAGAGGAAGTAGTTTACTATGTTGTCAACACTTCCCTGGTCCTTAGAGAGGAAGTAGGGCACTATGTCGTCAACTCTTCCCTGGTCCTTAGAGAGGAAGTAGGGCACTAT gttgtcaactcttccctggtCCTTAGAGAGGAAGTAGTttactatgttgtcaactcttccctggtccttagagaggaagtagggcactatgttgtcaactcttccctggtCCTTAGTGTACTAGAGGAAGTAGTttactatgttgtcaactcttccctggtccttagagaggaagtagggcactatgttgtcaactcttccctggtCCTTAGTGTACTAGAGGAAGTAGgacactatgttgtcaactcttccctggtccttagagaggaagtagtgcactatgttgtcaactcttccctggtccttagagaggaagtagggcactatgttgtcaactcttccctggtCCTTAGTGTACTAGAGGAAGTAGTttactatgttgtcaactcttccctggtccttagagaggaagtagggcactatgttgtcaactcttccctggtccttagagaggaagtagtgcactatgttgtcaactcttccctggtCCTTAGTGTACTAGAGGAAGCAGgacactatgttgtcaactcttccctggtCCTTAGTGTACTAGAGGAAGTAGgacactatgttgtcaactcttccctggtccttagagaggaagtagtgcactatgttgtcaactcttccctggtCCTTAGTGACCTAGAGGAAGTAGTGCACTGTGGTTAA